A genomic window from Salvia miltiorrhiza cultivar Shanhuang (shh) chromosome 5, IMPLAD_Smil_shh, whole genome shotgun sequence includes:
- the LOC131026537 gene encoding metalloendoproteinase 3-MMP-like — MAFKIFQLISFIFLIFILLAPSGHAKRNTPSGKKSSPFDFIKKLKGCHKGNNTKEIHELKVYLEKFGYLRYSNKTQATNDDFDDVLESSIKTYQENYHIKPSGVMDDETISRMTTPRCGVPDIVNGTNYMQPRNRNHESGSSGIHAVSHYSFFEGEPKWPPSKSHLTYRFLPNVPAFAMDPVARAFQKWQSSTHFTFARAQTNQNSDLVIGFYRGDHGDIDPFDARDGTLAHAFAPTNGSFHYNADMRWSVGAVAGAIDLETVALHEIGHLLGLHHSSVEAAIMYSELGGGQIKNLHADDIEGIKFLYNR; from the coding sequence ATGGCTTTTAAGATTTTTCAGCTCATCTCCTTCATCTTCCTCATTTTCATACTACTTGCTCCTAGTGGCCATGCCAAGAGGAACACCCCAAGTGGCAAAAAATCCTCACCTTTTGATTTCATCAAGAAATTAAAAGGTTGTCACAAGGGCAACAATACTAAAGAGATCCATGAGCTCAAAGTCTACCTCGAGAAATTCGGTTATCTCAGATATTCAAACAAAACACAAGCCACTAATGATGATTTCGATGATGTCCTCGAATCATCCATCAAAACCTATCAAGAAAACTACCACATCAAACCCTCAGGGGTCATGGACGACGAGACGATATCAAGAATGACAACCCCACGATGCGGGGTGCCTGATATCGTCAACGGCACTAACTACATGCAACCTCGAAACAGAAACCACGAGTCTGGCTCGAGCGGCATCCACGCCGTGTCCCACTACAGTTTCTTTGAAGGAGAGCCTAAATGGCCGCCTTCCAAATCCCATTTGACCTACAGGTTCTTGCCCAATGTTCCCGCCTTCGCCATGGACCCCGTGGCACGTGCCTTTCAGAAGTGGCAATCTTCCACACACTTCACCTTCGCACGTGCCCAAACCAACCAAAATTCGGATTTGGTTATAGGGTTCTACCGCGGGGATCATGGTGATATAGACCCTTTTGATGCCCGCGATGGAACCCTAGCTCATGCATTTGCACCAACTAATGGAAGCTTCCATTACAACGCCGACATGAGGTGGTCAGTTGGGGCAGTTGCCGGTGCTATCGACTTGGAAACCGTCGCGCTTCACGAAATCGGGCACCTTTTAGGGCTGCATCATAGCTCAGTTGAGGCGGCAATCATGTATTCTGAACTCGGAGGCGGACAGATTAAAAATTTGCATGCAGATGATATTGAAGGAATAAAGTTTTTATACAATCGCTAA